One Blattabacterium cuenoti DNA window includes the following coding sequences:
- a CDS encoding DUF192 domain-containing protein gives MKIIKIKINKIFIRFLLILLLLLFFSSEKKQNDNFFYGFNILDIIFIPNGFLHIINNNFSIKKIYIELCKTNVEKNNGSKYRFHLKEDSGIFFILENENEYRKINMENVQIPLDIIYIDQNNKIVYINKYISPMRKIKIRDFPKSTKIKYILEVNAGSSNKWNLKEGFSKIYFNY, from the coding sequence ATGAAAATAATTAAAATTAAGATAAACAAAATATTTATTCGTTTTTTATTAATATTGTTATTGTTATTATTTTTTTCTTCTGAAAAAAAACAAAATGATAATTTTTTTTATGGGTTTAATATATTAGATATAATATTTATTCCAAATGGATTTTTACATATTATTAATAACAATTTTTCAATAAAAAAAATATATATAGAATTGTGTAAAACTAATGTAGAAAAAAATAATGGATCAAAATATAGATTTCATTTAAAAGAAGATAGTGGAATATTTTTCATATTAGAAAATGAAAATGAATATAGAAAAATAAATATGGAAAATGTTCAAATTCCCTTAGATATAATATATATAGATCAAAATAATAAAATTGTATATATAAATAAATATATTTCTCCAATGAGGAAAATAAAAATTAGGGATTTTCCTAAATCAACAAAAATAAAATATATTTTGGAAGTTAATGCAGGATCTTCAAATAAGTGGAATCTAAAAGAAGGATTCTCTAAAATTTATTTTAACTATTAG
- the lgt gene encoding prolipoprotein diacylglyceryl transferase, with protein MEILEYINWNPIHKFNIWKGITIHIYSLMFIISFILGWYIMQYIYQNDNINCKYLDPLLRYTFFGTLIGARLGQVFFYDLSYFSSHWIEAILPIKENYHQSLFGIIKGYEFVGYRGLSSHGAALGILFSNFLYKKLVLKEKSFIWLCDRICIVIAISSMFIRIGNFFNSEIIGKPCKFPWAVKFLQMDKEYGKMIPRHPTQLYESIVYLITFITLWVIYRKTKRFNNGLTSGIFFIFVWFSRFLIEFLKEPQGNEFINFYHLNTGQCLSIPLFCLGIFLFIFSIFKEYSI; from the coding sequence ATGGAAATATTAGAATATATCAATTGGAATCCTATTCATAAATTTAATATATGGAAAGGAATTACTATTCATATTTATAGTCTAATGTTTATTATTTCTTTTATATTAGGATGGTATATAATGCAGTATATATATCAAAACGATAATATTAATTGTAAATATTTGGATCCTCTATTGAGATATACTTTTTTTGGAACTCTTATAGGAGCAAGATTAGGTCAAGTTTTTTTTTATGATTTATCATATTTTTCTAGCCATTGGATTGAAGCTATATTACCAATTAAGGAAAACTATCATCAATCTTTATTTGGGATTATAAAAGGATATGAATTTGTAGGTTATAGAGGATTATCTAGCCATGGAGCTGCATTAGGTATTTTATTTTCTAATTTTTTATATAAAAAACTAGTATTAAAAGAAAAATCTTTTATTTGGTTATGTGATAGAATATGTATTGTTATTGCAATTTCTTCTATGTTTATTCGTATAGGTAATTTTTTTAATTCTGAAATAATTGGAAAACCTTGTAAATTTCCATGGGCAGTAAAATTTTTACAAATGGATAAGGAATATGGTAAAATGATACCGAGACATCCTACACAATTATATGAATCTATTGTATATTTAATAACGTTTATAACGCTTTGGGTTATATATAGGAAAACAAAAAGATTTAATAATGGATTAACTTCTGGTATTTTTTTTATTTTTGTTTGGTTTTCTCGTTTTTTAATAGAATTTTTAAAAGAACCTCAAGGTAACGAATTCATTAATTTTTATCATTTAAATACTGGACAGTGTCTTAGTATTCCACTTTTTTGTTTAGGAATTTTTTTATTTATTTTTTCAATTTTTAAAGAATATTCTATATAG
- the yidD gene encoding membrane protein insertion efficiency factor YidD translates to MNFFKIFLIEIVIIYKLLISPFIGKNCRYIPTCSEYMILSLKKWNILKSIFMTINRIIKCNPFMRNDWNYDPPE, encoded by the coding sequence ATGAATTTTTTTAAAATTTTTTTAATAGAAATTGTAATAATTTACAAATTATTAATATCTCCTTTTATAGGAAAAAATTGTCGTTATATTCCTACATGTTCAGAATATATGATTCTTTCATTAAAAAAATGGAATATTTTGAAATCTATTTTTATGACAATAAATAGAATTATTAAATGTAATCCATTTATGAGAAATGATTGGAACTATGATCCTCCTGAATAA
- a CDS encoding aconitate hydratase — translation MIFNFEKIKKFYSEFKYKIDKVKSIINRPMTYSEKILYAHIDIKKINQLELFDHKKNKNSYMNFYPDRLAMQDATAQMAILQFMQTKKNQVSIPTTIHCDHLIYAQYGKKKDLINSKKENKEIYDFLKSTSNKYKMGFWEPGSGIIHQVVLENHAFPGGMIVGTDSHTPNSGGLGMLGIGIGGAEASEIMSGYFLEINIPKLIGVVLKGKISGWTSPKDIILKLSGIIGVMGGSNSIIEYIGNGTENISCAGKATICNMGAELGATSSLFPYDFNMKNYLINNDRKYISTIINNNNIHNYLKPDVEVYNNPNNFYDKVINIDLSVLEPYINGPFTPDKATPISKMKKEIKKNNWPNKLEIGLVGSCTNSSSEDLLKVLDIINQAKEKRLKIKSKYIISPGSNKVYSLLEKNGFIDSFKEFGAEIFSNACGPCIGQWKRNDIKNNKKNTIIHSFNRNFSSRNDGNPKTYAFIASPEIVTSLVLSGRIDFDPRKDSLINEIGEKIKLKEPKIIENIKKYKLSLKELGYKYPLRNNKNISIKINKNSKRLQILSPYSSWNENDFFNVKLLIKVKGKCTTDHISTAGPWLKYRGHIENISNNLLIKAINYFNNKTNKIKNFVTGNYDTVPNTAKYYKINNIMSVIVGEENYGEGSSREHAAMEPRYFKVCVVLVKSFSRIHETNLKKQGILALTFLNVSDYYKIEENDTFNFYIKDLFPNKNLFVDVIHNNKKKEKILVKHSYNDKQIQWFKCGSSLNFIQKNKI, via the coding sequence ATGATTTTTAATTTTGAAAAAATAAAAAAATTTTATTCAGAATTCAAATATAAGATTGATAAAGTTAAATCTATAATCAATCGACCGATGACATATTCAGAAAAAATTTTGTACGCTCATATTGACATAAAAAAAATAAATCAACTGGAATTATTTGATCATAAAAAAAATAAAAATTCATATATGAATTTTTATCCGGATCGTTTAGCTATGCAAGATGCTACTGCACAAATGGCAATATTACAGTTTATGCAGACTAAAAAGAATCAAGTATCTATTCCCACTACTATACATTGCGATCATCTTATTTATGCTCAATATGGAAAAAAAAAAGATTTAATAAATTCCAAAAAAGAAAATAAAGAAATATATGATTTTTTAAAATCAACTTCTAATAAATATAAAATGGGATTTTGGGAACCAGGATCAGGAATTATACACCAAGTGGTATTAGAAAATCATGCATTTCCTGGAGGTATGATTGTAGGTACAGATTCACATACCCCAAATTCTGGGGGATTGGGAATGTTAGGAATAGGAATTGGTGGAGCTGAAGCTTCAGAAATAATGTCTGGTTATTTTTTAGAAATAAACATTCCAAAATTAATTGGTGTAGTTTTAAAAGGAAAAATAAGTGGATGGACTTCTCCTAAAGATATTATCTTAAAATTATCTGGGATCATTGGGGTGATGGGAGGATCAAATTCTATTATTGAATATATTGGAAATGGAACAGAAAATATTTCTTGCGCAGGAAAAGCTACCATATGCAATATGGGAGCAGAATTGGGCGCTACGTCTTCCTTATTTCCTTATGATTTTAATATGAAAAATTATTTAATAAATAATGATAGAAAATATATATCAACAATTATAAATAATAATAATATTCATAATTATTTAAAACCGGATGTTGAAGTTTATAATAATCCAAATAATTTTTATGACAAAGTTATAAATATAGATTTATCTGTTTTGGAGCCTTATATAAATGGACCTTTTACTCCTGATAAAGCTACTCCTATATCTAAAATGAAAAAGGAAATAAAAAAGAATAATTGGCCAAATAAACTAGAAATAGGATTAGTTGGATCATGTACGAATTCTTCATCTGAAGATTTATTGAAAGTTCTTGATATAATTAATCAAGCAAAAGAAAAAAGATTAAAAATTAAATCTAAATATATAATATCACCTGGATCTAATAAAGTTTATTCTCTTCTTGAGAAGAATGGATTTATTGATTCTTTTAAAGAATTTGGCGCCGAAATATTTTCTAATGCGTGTGGTCCATGTATTGGTCAATGGAAAAGAAATGATATTAAGAATAATAAAAAAAATACCATTATTCATTCTTTTAATAGAAATTTTTCATCTCGTAATGATGGAAATCCAAAAACATATGCATTTATAGCATCTCCAGAAATTGTTACTTCATTAGTTCTTTCTGGAAGAATAGATTTTGATCCAAGAAAAGATTCATTAATAAATGAAATTGGAGAAAAAATAAAATTAAAAGAACCAAAAATTATTGAAAATATTAAAAAATATAAATTAAGCTTAAAAGAATTAGGATATAAATATCCATTAAGAAATAATAAAAATATATCAATAAAAATAAATAAAAATTCAAAACGATTACAAATTTTATCTCCTTATTCTTCGTGGAATGAAAATGATTTTTTTAATGTTAAATTATTAATAAAAGTAAAAGGTAAATGTACGACTGATCATATATCTACGGCAGGACCTTGGTTAAAATATAGAGGACATATTGAAAATATTTCTAATAATTTATTAATAAAGGCTATAAATTATTTCAATAATAAAACAAATAAGATTAAAAATTTTGTTACAGGTAATTATGATACAGTACCAAATACTGCAAAGTATTATAAAATTAATAATATTATGAGTGTAATTGTGGGAGAAGAAAATTATGGAGAAGGTTCTTCTAGAGAACATGCAGCAATGGAACCTAGATATTTTAAAGTTTGTGTAGTATTAGTAAAATCATTTTCTAGAATACATGAAACTAATTTAAAAAAACAAGGAATTTTAGCTTTAACATTTTTAAATGTATCTGATTACTATAAAATAGAAGAAAATGATACATTTAATTTTTATATAAAAGATTTATTCCCTAATAAAAATTTATTTGTAGATGTGATTCACAATAATAAAAAAAAAGAAAAAATTTTAGTGAAACATTCTTATAATGATAAACAAATTCAATGGTTTAAATGTGGATCATCATTAAATTTTATACAAAAAAATAAAATATGA